Genomic segment of Eleutherodactylus coqui strain aEleCoq1 chromosome 1, aEleCoq1.hap1, whole genome shotgun sequence:
ACAATACACTTTCACCAAAGCAGCAGGCGAATATTTCACAAACTGCGCTcgttgagaaatactgtcactctTACCCTAAAAACCAGTAATCATCCATTTTTTGCAACTCGGCCCTTTTACCCATGACGAGTGATACATGAGCAGACAGCTTATcacacaccttatatacccaccaagccatTCCACTTCTTTCATGGCTACTCACTGCAAACGCCAATATTGGAAGGTGGTGACAATAACGCGACTGTATAAATGGACAGCCTTGCACAGGCTCCTGCATGTCACTAATGGAAGGCCATCGGCAACTTCACAGGTTTGAACTataatgatcagctgatcgccaagcTGGCTGCATTGGAGGAAGGGATTTCATGGGGAGACAATCCAACACATTTTGCTCCCAGCTACTATTGTCAGTATAGTTCTGAAATTTGAGTGCTGCCTGTTTGACAAACAGGATTTTTGTTATTTACCGTAAAATCCATTTCTCATCGCGTTCATTTGGGGACACAGAAAACCACTGGGAGGCAACACTAAGCAAAAACAGTATTCATCTCTCCtgccagctatacacctcctgcgGGCACTAAGCTAAATCAGTTTGTACGGAAGCAGCAGGAGAGAGAAGAATAACCCCTGAAGTTGAGCCATACAGACTATAAGTAGAACCCTTGAATGACCAGCACTTTTCAGTTTTTCCAACCTGAAATGGCGTGCcggaaaaaaccaaaaaaaaacaaaacatttttttttatatccaccatgtgggataaatgctGTATTTTTATAGCTTAGAATTGTACAAAAATGCAGTGATACGAGTCGTTTTTTTATGTGAAATGTTtcaatattttacttttttttgtaaactcaTTTTATTGAACAATAACTATACCATACAGTATAGGAGTAGAAAACTTTGCATACATCATAATATTTCTCACACTAAGGGAGAATTACACAGGTACATTGTTTACAACCGACATATTGGTATAATACATTAGTGCGTCAGACTACGGTGTCAGTAGAATTTGCTAGTTGGCACCCACATTACTGACCAGCCCTAAATACAGCTCTATTCAATAAACTTTGGAACAGATCCCGTGTGGAGGTTGTGTCCGTCGAGCCGCACAGTGTCCCTCCCCTTGGCTGAGGAAGCCATAGAACTGCCACAAGTCTCTGCGGAGACACTCTGCTGGTGTCTGATGTAGTGAGGGGGTTTACTGCATTGGCAGATATGGCCTGGGATACTGGTGATCACCCTTCACCGCAGCAGCTTCTGTGAAGAGAATCTGTAGCCTGGACTAGGCCTTGGATGTCCCGGCCTGAGCCGCTGTCAACTGCTGGATTTTTATACTCATCATTTCCATCACCGCTGCAGAGATAAACATAAAAAGGATTATAAAGCGGCATTACATATAAAGCCACAACAGTAGAGACAAATCACAAGGTGACGGGACGCTGCTGTGTATGAAGGACTTTGGAAGGATAACAGGTTGTTGCCCGTGAATGGTCGTTTTTGCATAATTTCCCTGTGGGGGGTGAAAGTGGAACTCCAGACTGAAGCAGCAGCTTGACCACTGAACTACTTCCCAAGAGCTCCATAATGTTGTGTCTATGCACTGCACAACCACCCTAGGTGACCAGTTCCTTGAGGCCTTCCGCACACCAATGTTTTTGGGCTGTATTTTTGTGTCCATAATATGAACGCATATGCTGGCCTGACCGAAACTCCGAACATCATAGGAATCTGATGCCCAGCGTTCAGGTCAGGAGACCAGCGGTCAGGCTGTGAAACATGTCCGTATTACTGATGCAGACACTACTGCAGTATGTTGTGCATCACCAACCTTCTAAAAACCATGTACAAATATTGTCCATGTAGCATCAATTTTGGTAACTTACTCCGTTTGCTGCACATAACCATGTACATGCCAATCCCTATCTGCACTAAGCTGTAATTGCCCTTAAACACCATACTTACTATGGATTCCTTTTCACCAGTTACACATTGGAAAATGCCCAGCCGTGCCATTCACTCATGACTGGCAGAAACTAGTGCGAcctggtacacccatctactgtttgaaGTCATCGCGCCAGAAGCAgttttcatggaagaattgcggcTAAGAAGCCGTATGTTcaacgtagaaacaagaccaaggAACTCAACTGTGCACGAAAGCCTTGAAACCGGGGGTGCAGAaatatggcagcaggtgctctggactgataaGTCAATGTTTGTGGGATGAGAGAGCAgtacgagtgtctgcaggcagcagtgaagcatactgGAGAGccatataataatgagtgtctgcaggcagtgaaGCATactggaggttccttgcaagtgtGGGGCTATATTTCagtaaatggagttggggatttggtcagaattaatggtgtcctcaatgctgagaaatgcatgatggataagtatctgcctgtaataccatcagggaggcccctgattggctccaaatttattctgtagcaagacaacaaccccaaatatacagccaatgtcatgaagatgtatatacagtataaagaagaacagggggtcctggaagtgataataTGGCCACCACAAAGCCCTGATCTCAACGTCATAGAGTCTGTCTGGGACTACATGAGgacacagaaggatttgagcaagcctacatttATACAagatccttcaaaaactgtgtacaagtgtaccAAGAACAgttaatgctgttttgaaggcaaaggatggtcacaccaaatattggtttgatttaggcctgtgtcacacgggcgtatttgtgcagcgtTCTGCATGTACAATATGCAGCAAAAAGAACATTGATTTCATACTTGCAGCGTATTTTACACGTGTTACatttacgcaaaaaaaaaaaaaaaaaaaaaggcagcatgctctattttcctgcgcatctgCACACAAAAATGGCAGTTTTTGAACTAACTGTCCATTGCaattcttgcatgtttttttggggggttttttgcacgtgcaacaccagccttaggctgggttcacacggggcggatttgctgtggaaattccgtgcggaatttcgtcgCGGAAAATCCGCATACGGCcccaatcccaggattagccagccatgtggacgagatttctcagaaatctcatctacacgggacggcaaatcctctgcgactaagccggcagaagccgctgctgctgcgcggatttgccgaccgcagcatgtctattttttttcccccgctgcggccacgctctcctctatgggagcgccggccgcagcggaaggccgagcggccgggccgcttcaaagctgccgcgggttttgcagcagcggttctcccggcggaaatcttgcggtttttcgctgtggccaaacagcGGGATTTccaccgagaatccgccctgtgagaacccagctttAGATTTCTTTGTTGTTTATCCATTTTGcatttaattgacaaaaataacctATTACCACTTCTAGTTTTGAAAACAAACTTTAGCACAGTACTGTAGTTCAGAACATAACTATTAGTGCCGTTATTCTAAAAGGGGGCTCCAAAACCCCAGCTTTCCTTCACACATCCACATTTTCTATCTAAACCCATGACTATGGCGAGATTACCACAGATCATGGAGCAACAAGGAGCTCTATAAATGTGTCATCTGTAAAGCTCCTCATATACAGGGCCAGTCAAAAGTCTCTACACATGTGCTTCGCAGGTCCACATAAGCGATGCCGCTGACAGCCGAGGAATGGATCACTGCGATACGGCTGGCAGGGTCGGGGTCACCAAGTCAATCACACCAAACATACTGTAAATTGTATCATGAATGTATCCTGTAACATGTGTAGAGGAATAACAATGTATGCAAACTGTATGGAGACTCGACTCACCCTGTAGATGTCCCATTGTAAAGACCTCAACCTCCTAGCATACATTTACCTGCAGTTCACCTTCATGATCTGCAGTACATTTGTGCACTTCATGACCCTACTGCAATATAAAACATGGCATCACCTTGCTTCATGGCGTGTTTTTCCTGTAGAGCGGGCTGAATCTTCTCAATTTGCTTTGTAAGGAAATCAATCTTCCTCTTGAAGAAATCTTTGGCATCACCCACATTCTAGAGAGAAATTCAAGATGTGACAGATAAGACAGAAATAAGACGTCTGGATCTACAGTAGATGCAGTATATTCCAGTCACCAACGTGGACGTAGAAATCCACAGGCTACTATAACAGCGTACAGTGCGAGAACACTTACCGTATCCACGTAATATCCGGTGCCCACATCTATGAGAACATTGGATACGTCGCTAAGTGTACCAGGCACATACATCTGCAGGAAGGCGGAATTAAGAAATCTATACCAACCGACCCAATTAATAAGTCATTTTTAGTTACAGTTTCAGCACTAAACTCTTGAATGGCGTGGATCACGTTTACTGCATCCAGTACGGGGCATACTTCAGTTCGGTAAAGTTCTCAGATTTTGCAGCTACATTCTTTAGGTGACATTTTTAGTACACATTAGCATTTAGTTTGGGAAAAATTAATGCAAAGATATTCTAtatatttattgtacaggtttttACAGTCGTGCAGAAAGCAAATGAGTTACagaccactatatatatatatatatatatatatatatatatatatatatatagacctaTTTATTGGAAGTCACAGGCAGCTCCCAGTATCATACATGTTTAacttggaaggggttaatcatcacACTGTTAACATGTGGTAAATTCTTACACTCTGTAAGGCCGGGCCGTGTAAACCAATGTGGGGCTCCCGCAGCGGTTTACATCTGTGAACCCGGCTGTGGTTCTGCATACGGCAGTGAAATTGTTCTGCGCATGACTGAgttctcacacaggcggtcacaaAGTTTTTCTTTATATAACCCATGCCGTCGCGATGACGCGTCTACCTGCAGCATATATGCAATGTAATTCTGTATGACCAGCAGGTATATACATGagaatagagaacaatgggctctatctcgtGTATATACGCGGCAAAATAGACCGTGCTGCGCTCTACTTTACAGATTACGCAATTCCTgcacactaatgtgagcagaacagTGTAAGCTACAGCGTACCACACGGGTGCACAAAGCCCGCACAATACACACTTTCAgtacggttgtgtgagcccggccataggCCACTTCTAGACTAGCAGATTTTAGCTTTGTATCCGGTCTGTAATTTGCGGACCATTATACAGAGCTGATGTAACTTTATGTATCTGTACACTGACTGCCGCAGCTTGCTGATGCTTCTGCCACCAACAGTTTGGCTGTGTGGAAACGCAGCTTCTAGATCGGAGattctagaagaaaaaaaaaaaacacacaagaaaatcTTAAGAAGTGGcattcccatctcaggaatcaTATTTCTGTATGTTTAATAAAATAAACAACAAAACAATACACTCACCCACAAAATGTTTATTTCCaagatgctccgttctccagatattgattccctgccctctggttgtttactggtCGTTGCCAGGAAAGCCAACCACCTTGCCTATGGAATGAGGCAGTCAGCACTTGTGTAATGTCCATCTGAATTTGCTGGCTGGGATCTTAGGAGCGCATGTACGCTAGCTTTCAGCCCAGCCACCTTAaagtctttccatagaagaggtggtccgtTTCCCTAGCAACAAGCGGTAAACAACCAGAGAGCAAAGGAAACAATAGCTGGAGAACAGAGCATTTTGAGAATATACATCTTATGGGTGAATGGATTATTTAGCGATTTCAAACACATTGCAATAGGATTCCCGAGAGGGGAATACCCATAAAGGCCAACGATCAGAAACAAAATGTTCATCTCAAAGTTTGCTCACCCAAACAGAGCCGTTATCAGCCAACAAGTGAGTAAACGCTTATTTGTCAGCTGATTGGATCATTAATACTGCGGAAATAATTGTTGTCGGAAACGCATCTACCTAAGACACTGGATGTGCGCCCGACAATGAAAGTGTGGGGGGAATGAACGATTATATGTACCATCGCTCATTCACCATACATATGGAAGCAGCCTATGTGAAGACCATGTAAACAAGCCGATCGGCGCTTGTAAAATGGCTCatattgcgccaatgtgaagTCACTCTTCCATCATCAGAAGGATACAGAACTGGTCAGGGGAACAAGCACTTTTTTCCCtgtcaaaaaagaaaagtagAAGGTTAGTGAATATAAAGGGACATGTAATAAGTGAGAGGCGGCGCCGTCACTGACCTTCATTACTCTTATGTAACACGCTCAGGCATTCCTTGGCTTCCACGTACTTTGTCTGCACCACTTTCAGCTGCGCgatggaggaggagaggaacTCAACTtcctgcaatgcaaatacaaGATCTATTAGGTGCAACGCAGAATTACCCTCCAGTCACTTCATCACTTGTTATACAGGGGGGTAAACAAACTAGTACAGCAGTAAACTAATTCCTGGTCTAggggggttttttgttttgtttttagacttgcactacaaagtcacatgtgtcATACAACAGCAAgctgcataaggcctcatgtccacgggaaatatgatttgcggaatccgtgcagtagatccacaaatcaagccgccgtCCGCAAATGGGttaaaaagcatgcagatttaattTGTGGACCTTTCAGTcctgaaaacaaatcgcagcatgctccattcttctGCGGATACactcgggcggcttccattgaagtaaatgtaaGCTGTCTGatacgcagctgacactgcggccgtgccgcggatccgcgagaaagcagatttaaaaaacaaaacaaaaccctgtactgcgtatgtccaacagcgagccgtgaggaccatgcgcagtacagcgaacccaGAAGTGGAGGGATCCCCGCGGGCAGATTCCCTGCGtgccgcagacatgaggcctaaaacagtcTGCGTGACTTGTCTGCAGTTTAGTTATTGGAAAAACAACCAAATTGTAGGAAGGTTGCGGTTTCTTGGTTGCGGAGGGAGGAGTCCGGTGACAATGGAGTTGGGTTTTCTGTGTCTATTCTGTCAGCTTTGCGGCAGCATTAGAAACAACTTGGCCTGCGacacgtcagtgtgtagccctaGTGTCACGGCTCaagtccacgaccgtgttttacCGCGTGTTGCACGGACATGTGATGCgccgtgaatggagtcaatgaaagcggATTAGCCCTTGGGTGTATTTTTTGGTCCGTGCTTGTAGCGGACCGCACAGATCCATTACAGTCATCAGGGATttactctaagggctcattcacacgaccgcgtgGTTCATGCAGCGTTTTAGCGAACGGGGACTCTCGGTCATGCGATGCCGGTCAGGTCACTGTGCATTCAGCCTTGTCAAGACACATAAAGATGTCTATATGCTGTCATGTACGCAGACACAGGGAGAAGTCACTGTTCTACCATCAATGGGGTGTGCAaggactacaagtctcagcatacATGGTAGCCGCCCCGCCGCTGGTAGCTGCCCTTGTACCTGGtccagctgacttttcagtccctCGAGCTGCTGCAGAGACAAATCTGTAATGTTCACAGTCTGCGCCATCTTGGAGGAGGCAGAGCTCCTCCTTGTAGCGCTCATCTCACGGCAGTTACGGCGCTCTCGCGAGAGCCGCTGTCTCAGGGGCCGCTCTGCCGTGCTGGCTGCTCTCTATGGTAAGGCTTCCGCTGTGGTCTGTGGTGCGCAGGCGCAGTGCGTCTCAGTCCTTATAAGGCGTCACGTGGGCTGTAATTACTGCCAGGATTTTGGTCCATAGTTGGTTGGGGCGCATAATAACGGTTTCCACGCCACTTcagccctattcagcaattccagcaacctgattggttgtttgggtttgcTGATTCACCGCCCCTTCACTCGGGAGTCACCGGAGCGCGACCGGAAGCTTGGTAAGCTGGAGAGGAGCTGAGGTGGAGTGTGCTTGTGGTGTGCTAGCATGTGCTCATGTTTATACCGTACATATGGTACGTGTATGTGCTGTGCTAGTGCGTCGTCCTGTCTATGCAGTACATAttagtgtgtggatatgtgtgttaGGCTCTGTGTGGTGGTGTGTTAGCATGTGCTCATGGGTGTATGTAGTTAGCGTGTATGTGTTGTGTTAGTGTCTTATACAGTACATGTGGTGGTTGTGTGTATGTGGTACATATTAGCGTGTGTagcctgtgtgtgtgttatatttggTGTGCGGTTGTTACCTgttagggtgtgtgtgtgtgtgtgcgcgcgcgcggcATATCTGGCGTGCGGTGGTGTGGGGTATATTTGGCGTGCGGTtgttacgtgtgtgtgtgtggggggagccTAGAGCCTATTAGCGGTCGGTTGTGCGTGTGTGTTGCATATTAGCAtgaggttgtgtgtgtgtgtgtgtgtgtgtgtgtgtgtgaatgtagGGTGCCTattaacgtgtgtgtgtgtgtggtgcctATTGGTGTGTGCGTGCGCGGTATATTTGGCGTGCGGTtgttacgtgtgtgtgtgtggggggagccTAGAGCCTATTAGCGGTCGGTTGTGCGTGTGTGTTGCATATTAGCAtgaggttgtgtgtgtgtgtgtgtgtgtgtgtgtgtgtgtgtgtgaatgtagGGTGCCTattaacgtgtgtgtgtgtgtggtgcctATTGGTGTGTGCGTGCGCGGTATATTTGGCGTGCGGTTGTTACCTATTAGCTTGTGGTTGTGTGTGGCGTTTTTATTAACGTGCGGTGTCAgcgtgtggttgtgtgtgtgtgtgtgtgtgtacgcacgCGGCATATCTGGCGtgcggttgtgtgtgtgtgtggtatattTGGCGTGAGGTTGTTACCTGTCAGGTTGTGTGTGGCGTTTTTATTaacgtgtgtgtgtgaggggggggggggggagcggggagccTATTAGCATGAGGTTGTGTGTGTGGATGTAGGGTGCCTATTTAATGTGTGCGGTATGTTTGGCGTGCGGTTGTGTGTGCGGTATGTTTGGCGtgcggttgtgtgtgtgtgtgtgtgtgtgtgtgtgtgtgtgtatgtatgtgtgtgtatatatatatatatatcagggtgATGACTTTTATACAACCTCGTCTCCCTGCATCATAATTTGATGAGCTTTCGTTAAAGATTAGATAAAATCTTATTTTCaagatttgattaaaaaaaaaaaaaaaaaacacgcacaatcatttgaaaaatgttatttattgGCTTTTTTGCCCATTTTTTGTAGTCCCTATAAGCAGAAGCTTTAGAGTC
This window contains:
- the LOC136583492 gene encoding prefoldin subunit 5-like, translating into MSATRRSSASSKMAQTVNITDLSLQQLEGLKSQLDQEVEFLSSSIAQLKVVQTKYVEAKECLSVLHKSNEGKKVLVPLTSSMYVPGTLSDVSNVLIDVGTGYYVDTNVGDAKDFFKRKIDFLTKQIEKIQPALQEKHAMKQAVMEMMSIKIQQLTAAQAGTSKA